A region of Eschrichtius robustus isolate mEscRob2 chromosome 19, mEscRob2.pri, whole genome shotgun sequence DNA encodes the following proteins:
- the SYCE1L gene encoding LOW QUALITY PROTEIN: synaptonemal complex central element protein 1-like (The sequence of the model RefSeq protein was modified relative to this genomic sequence to represent the inferred CDS: deleted 1 base in 1 codon) has translation MAGKLEPSEVAPLEVLEEDEGETKSSKKTEELLEMVKKLQKEGSLEPQVEDLINRINELQQAKKKSGEELGEAQALWEALRRDLDSLNGEKVHLEEVLSKKQEALRTLQLHCQRKGSEAQRKYMLAEHMEHISLHNSPITERQGQRKPGLHVEERLEDLTGQHKDPWEFHMLKQRLAWEIRALQSSKEQLLTEERQARAKLETVERRLRSPPEVQSAPAEKDGLKAELEKLGGQVPAQTQTTPEDRAGEVESPGWRPDGPRQSGRDVPGAPLRGGCAGAGRPRGGGGGDRERAARASVGGRQGPKA, from the exons GTGAGACCAAGTCTTCAAAGAAGACTGAAGAGTTGCTGGAAATGGTGAAGAAGCTGCAGAAAG agGGAAGCCTGGAGCCACAGGTCGAGGACCTGATTAACCGCATTAATGAGCTTCAGCAAG CAAAGAAGAAATCCGGCGAGGAACTGGGAGAAGCCCAAGCTCTCTGGGAGGCCCTGCGTAGGGACCTGGACTCCT TGAATGGAGAGAAAGTGCACCTGGAAGAGGTTTTGAGCAAAAAGCAAG AGGCACTGAGGACCCTCCAGCTGCACTGCCAAAGGAAGGGAAGTGAGGCTCAGAG gAAGTACATGTTGGCGGAGCACATGGAGCACATTTCTCTCCATAACTCTCCGATCACAGAGAGGCAAGGACAGAGGAAGCCGGG GTTGCACGTGGAAGAACGGCTGGAGGATTTGACAGGCCAGCACAAGGACCCCTGGGAATTCCAC ATGCTGAAGCAGCGACTGGCCTGGGAGATCCGTGCCCTGCAGAGCAGCAAGGAGCAGCTGCTCACCGAAG AGAGGCAGGCGCGGGCCAAGCTGGAGACGGTGGAGCGGCGGCTGCGCTCGCCGCCCGAGGTCCAGAGCGCCCCGGCAGAGAAAGACGG GCTGAAGGCGGAGCTGGAGAAACTCGGGGGGCAGGTCCCCGCCCAGACCCAGACCACCCCAGAGGACCGGGCCGGAGAGGTAGAGAGCCCGGGATGGAGGCCAGACGGGCCGAGACAGAGCGGGCGGGATGTCCCCGGAGCCCCTCTGAGAGGGGGGTGTGCGGGTGCAGGCCgtcctcgggggggg gggggcggggacagGGAAAGGGCGGCGCGGGCCAGCGTGGGAGGGCGCCAGGGCCCCAAAGCCTGA